Genomic window (Enterobacteriaceae bacterium 4M9):
AACCGGACTTCACGCAGCGACATTTCACGCGCAAAACGATAAAGCGCCGCCATGCGCGGACGACTCCAGGCATTAAAATCACCGCCCATAATGACAGGCCCAGCGTGATGGGAAATCTGGTCGCCAATAGGACCCAGCTGCTTGCTGTAAACATCCACGCCCAGGCTGAAATTCACCGCATGGATATTGATAACCATCAGTAGCTGACCATCCGGCAGAGGGTAAACCGTTACCAGCGCAGATTTTGACAGCCGTAGAATCGGCTCACGCTCACGCAGCGGACAGCAATACACCGGGTGTGCCGCTGAGAGCGTCATTACACCGGAAGGATGTTGAGGCAGTACAAAAGCGGGAACCTGGTCAGCAGCCAGGTAGTTGGAGGTCGCAAAACTCACTAATTCAGGTGTCGTCTGCGCTTCCTGGAGCAACACCAGATGAGCGTCTTTGCCAAAATTCTTGAGCACGGAAAGCCAGTCGGCACGCTGCTGCTTGAAAATATTCCAGACCAGCACTCGCAGGGTATTTTCCCCATAAAGCGGCTCACCGGGAGGCAGTGCCTTGCCTATGCTCGCAAAAGAGCCCGGGGGTAAAATCCTCTCCGCCGGCTGACCTGCGACATAGCGCATGGCATAGGTTTTTTTTCGCACGTTTCGCTAATGACCTCTCTAGCGTTATCACTCATACAACGGAGTGGTCCCTTTGTTATAGGGGTTTTGTCCGCAGTTTTCAATGGTCCCACCTGAACGATGCCTGCGCAATCTTAAAGGCAGATGACAGCCATCAAAGCCCATGCTTTAATTACGCTTCAGCACCAATTCCGCAGCAATATTGCACAATGAGCAAAAATGAAAACAACGTCTGAAGAAATGGCGATTTTTGTCGCCGTAGTGGAAAGTGGCAGTTTCAGCCGTGCAGCGGAACAGCTTGGTCAGGCGAATTCAGCCATTAGCCGCACAGTAAAAAGGCTGGAAAATAAGCTCGAGGTCAGTCTGCTAAATCGAACCACTCGCCATCTGAGTCTGACAGAAGAGGGGAACCGTTTTTTTCGCCGTGCCCAACAGATTTTACAGGACATGGCGATGGCAGAAAACGAACTTCTTGAAAGTCGTAGAGCCCCCAAAGGGCTGCTGCGCGTGGATGCTGCAACGCCTGTGGTGATACATCTGCTCACACCGCTGATTAAGCCATTTCGCGAACGCTACCCGGAAGTTGAGATCTCGCTGGTATCGTCGGAAACGTTCATCAACCTGATTGAAAGAAAAGTGGATGTCGCCATTCGTGTGGGTACATTAAGCGATTCCAGCTTACGCGCCAGACCCTTGTTCAATAGCTACCGTCGTCTTGTCGCCTCACCTGACTACCTGAAAAGAGCGGGAATGCCCCTGAATGCACAAGCGCTGCGTCAGCATGCCTGCCTTGGTTTCTGTGAGCCCATCGTACTCAACCGCTGGCCGCTGGCGCAGGGTGATGGGCAGCTTATGGAAATTGAGCCCGAGCTTTCATCTAATAGCGGTGAAACGCTTAAACAACTGTGTTTGCTCGGTAACGGCATCGCTTGCCTGGCCGATTTCATGGTTGATAAGGAAATTGCAGATGGGAAACTTGTAGAGATATTGAAAGACTGCGTATTACCTCTTGAGGTGCCAATCAGCGCCGTCTACTACAGCGACAGAGCCGTCAGCACTCGTATCAGGACATTTATCGACTTTCTGAGCGAGCATGTACCACAGCCCTTACGCGGGCTGTGATACACAAAGTATTACTCATCCCACTGCGGCGCCAGGCCATCCGGACTGACGAGGCGGTCATTGCGCTCCAGTTCAGCAATGGCTGCCATATCCACCTCATCAAGTTTCAGCTCACCTGACTGCAGATTGCTTTGCAGGTTTTCACGCTTCGTTGAAGACGGGATCACGGAATAATCCAGCGCCATTGCCCATGCCAGAATAACCTGTGCAGGTGTTGCGTTATGCTTCTCAGCAATACGACCGATGACCTCGTCTGCCAGTGCTTTACCGTAGGCCAGCGTCATGTAAGACGTGACGTGAATGCCGTGCGCTTTGGCCCAGTCAACCACGCGACGATTTTGAAAATGCGGTGACAGTTCAATCTGGTTAGTGGCAATATTTCTGGCGCCCACAGCATCTATAGCCTGCTGCATGAGTTCAATAGTGAAGTTGGACACGCCAATTTCACGGGTTAACCCTAATGCCTTTGCTTCCATTAACGCATTCATTGTTTCGGCAACGCTGACCGCCTTGCCCGGTGACGGCCAGTGGACCAACGTCAAATCGACGTAGTCAGTCCGTAGCTTCTTCAGGCTCTCTTTAAGACTGGGAATAAGCTTGTCTGCGCTCAGATTGTCAGTCCAGATTTTGGTGGTGATATAAAGCTCATTACGCGCTACACCACTTTCTGCAATAACCTGACCAACAGCAGCTTCGTTATCATAAATCTGCGCAGTATCAATTACGCGATAACCCAACTCCAGCGCCGTTTTGACAGATGCAATGACAGCTTCATCTTTCAGACGATATGTACCAAGACCAAATGCAGGAACGCCCATAACTTACCTCGTTGATATTGTGTTGTTGAGGCCATTATTACGAGGCGGGAGCGAATAGAAAACAGGCACAAGCGCAAAGGATTTTTGCTGGAATAGCAATAGTGGGGATTTCAGGTATGTCAGAAAAAGAAAAAGCCCTGAGCAAATGCTCAGGGCTTATCAAATAAGTGGCGGAACGGACGGGACTCGAACCCGCGACCCCCTGCGTGACAGGCAGGTATTCTAACCAACTGAACTACCGCTCCACCGAATTTTTCTACAACTACCGGTTTGTTGCCCCGGCTTACTGCTTAATTTGATGCCTGGCAGTTCCCTACTCTCGCATGGGGAGACCCCACACTACCATCGGCGCTACGGCGTTTCACTTCTGAGTTCGGCATGGGGTCAGGTGGGACCACCGCGCTGTCGCCGCCAGGCAAATTCTGTTTCACTTACCGTTGCTCTCTTCCGCAACCATAAGCGCTAATCCATGAACAAAGCTGAAAATCGTCTTTCTCTCAAACCCAAAACACCTTCGGCGTTGTAAGGTTAAGCCTCACGGTTCATTAGTACCGGTTAGCTCAACGCATCGCTGCGCTTACACACCCGGCCTATCAACGTCGTAGTCTTCAACGTTCCTTCAGTGGACTCAAGGTCCAAGGGAGAACTCATCTCGGGGCAAGTTTCGTGCTTAGATGCTTTCAGCACTTATCTCTTCCGCATGTAGCTACCGGGCAATGCCATTGGCATGACAACCCGAACACCAGTGATGCGTCCACTCCGGTCCTCTCGTACTAGGAGCAGCCCCCCTCAATTCTCCAGCGCCCACGGCAGATAGGGACCGAACTGTCTCACGACGTTCTAAACCCAGCTCGCGTACCACTTTAAATGGCGAACAGCCATACCCTTGGGACCTACTTCAGCCCCAGGATGTGATGAGCCGACATCGAGGTGCCAAACACCGCCGTCGATATGAACTCTTGGGCGGTATCAGCCTGTTATCCCCGGAGTACCTTTTATCCGTTGAGCGATGGCCCTTCCATTCAGAACCACCGGATCACTATGACCTGCTTTCGCACCTGCTCGCGCCGTCACGCTCGCAGTCAAGCTGGCTTATGCCATTGCACTAACCTCCTGATGTCCGACCAGGATTAGCCAACCTTCGTGCTCCTCCGTTACTCTTTGGGAGGAGACCGCCCCAGTCAAACTACCCACCAGACACTGTCCGCAACCCCGATAAGGGGTCTACGTTAGAACACCAGCCATTAAAGGGTGGTATTTCAAGGTTGGCTCCACGCAGACTGGCGTCCACGCTTCAAAGCCTCCCACCTATCCTACACATCAAGGACCAGTGTTCAGTGTCAAGCTATAGTAAAGGTTCACGGGGTCTTTCCGTCTTGCCGCGGGTACACTGCATCTTCACAGCGAGTTCAATTTCACTGAGTCCCGGGTGGAGACAGCCTGGCCATCATTACGCCATTCGTGCAGGTCGGAACTTACCCGACAAGGAATTTCGCTACCTTAGGACCGTTATAGTTACGGCCGCCGTTTACCGGGGCTTCGATCAAGAGCTTCTCCTTACGGATAACCCCATCAATTAACCTTCCGGCACCGGGCAGGCGTCACACCGTATACGTCCACTTTCGTGTTTGCACAGTGCTGTGTTTTTAATAAACAGTTGCAGCCAGCTGGTATCTTCGACTGACTTCAGCTCCACCCGCAGGGGCTTCACTTACACATCAGCGTGCCTTCTCCCGAAGTTACGGCACCATTTTGCCTAGTTCCTTCACCCGGGTTCTCTCAAGCGCCTTGGTATTCTCTACCTGACCACCTGTGTCGGTTTGGGGTACGATTCGTTGTTACCTGAAGCTTAGAGGCTTTTCCTGGAAGCGGGGCATCTGTCACTTCAGCACCGTAGTGCCTCGTCATCACGCCTCAGTGTTAGAGCAAACCGGATTTACCTGGAATGCACACCTACACGCTTAAACCGGGACGACCGTCGCCCGGATGACATAGCCTTCTCCGTCCCCCCATCGCAGTAACACCGAGTACGGGAATATTAACCCGTTTCCCATCGACTACGCCTTTCGGCCTCGCCTTAGGGGTCGACTCACCCTGCCCCGATTAACGTTGGACAGGAACCCTTGGTCTTCCGGCGTGCGGGTTTTTCACCCGCATTATCGTTACTTATGTCAGCATTCGCACTTCTGATACCTCCAGCAACCCTCACAGGCCACCTTCGACGGCTTACAGAACGCTCCCCTACCCAACAACACCTAAGTGTCGCTGCCGCAGCTTCGGTGCATGGTTTAGCCCCGTTACATCTTCCGCGCAGGCCGACTCGACCAGTGAGCTATTACGCTTTCTTTAAATGATGGCTGCTTCTAAGCCAACATCCTGGCTGTCTGTGCCTTCCCACATCGTTTCCCACTTAACCATGACTTTGGGACCTTAGCTGGCGGTCTGGGTTGTTTCCCTCTTCACGACGGACGTTAGCACCCGCCGTGTGTCTCCCGTGATAACATTCTTCGGTATTCGCAGTTTGCATCGGGTTGGTAAGTCGGGATGACCCCCTAGCCGAAACAGTGCTCTACCCCCGAAGATGAGTTCACGAGGCGCTACCTAAATAGCTTTCGGGGAGAACCAGCTATCTCCCGGTTTGATTGGCCTTTCACCCCCAGCCACAGGTCATCCGCTAATTTTTCAACATTAGTCGGTTCGGTCCTCCAGTTAGTGTTACCCAACCTTCAACCTGCCCATGGCTAGATCACCGGGTTTCGGGTCTATACCCTGCAACTTAACGCCCAATTAAGACTCGGTTTCCCTGCGGCTCCCCTAAACGGTTAACCTTGCTACAGAATATAAGTCGCTGACCCATTATACAAAAGGTACGCAGTCACCTAACAAGTAGGCTCCCACTGCTTGTACGTACACGGTTTCAGGTTCTTTTTCACTCCCCTCGCCGGGGTTCTTTTCGCCTTTCCCTCACGGTACTGGTTCACTATCGGTCAGTCAGGAGTATTTAGCCTTGGAGGATGGTCCCCCCATATTCAGACAGGATACCACGTGTCCCGCCCTACTCATCGAGCTCACAGTCTGTGCATTTTCGTGTACGGGAGTATCACCCTGTACCCTGCGACTTTCCAGACGCTTCCACTAACACACAAACTGATTCAGACTCTGGGCTCTTCCCCGTTCGCTCGCCGCTACTGGGGGAATCTCGGTTGATTTCTTTTCCTCGGGGTACTTAGATGTTTCAGTTCCCCCGGTTCGCCTCATTAACCTATGGATTCAGTTAATGATAGTGTGACAAGTCACACTGGGTTTCCCCATTCGGACATCGTCGGTTATAACGGTTCATATCACCTCACCGACGCTTTTCGCAGATTAGCACGTCCTTCATCGCCTCTGACTGCCAGGGCATCCACCGTGTACGCTTATTCGCTTAACCTCACAACCCGAAGATGTTTCAAAACATCATCGTGTGTGAGCTTGAGAGACCCATATAAACGGTTAAACCGTCTATGGATTTTCAATTTTCAGCTTGTTCCGGATTGTTAAAGAGCAGAACTTCACAATGCACTGTTAAAGTACATTCTGAAGTATTTTATGGTGGAGCTATGCGGGATCGAACCGCAGACCTCCTGCGTGCAAAGCAGGCGCTCTCCCAGCTGAGCTATAGCCCCATAAAGTAGTTAAAACCTTACGTACCTACATCCCTTGGGAGAATGTATGTTTTTGTTCAGACAAGGCGTGGTGTTGCGAAGCATACTGAAGTATGCGAGCAGCGCCACAACGCAGTATGAGCAAAAACTGGTAGGCCTGAGTGGACTTGAACCACCGACCTCACCCTTATCAGGGGTGCGCTCTAACCACCTGAGCTACAAGCCTGTAGAGGTTTTCACTGCTGCTTCATTTCTATCAGACAATCTGTGTGGACACTGCGAAGACTGTATCTTTAAGGTAAGGAGGTGATCCAACCGCAGGTTCCCCTACGGTTACCTTGTTACGACTTCACCCCAGTCATGAATCACAAAGTGGTAAGCGCCCTCCCGAAGGTTAAGCTACCTACTTCTTTTGCAACCCACTCCCATGGTGTGACG
Coding sequences:
- a CDS encoding endonuclease/exonuclease/phosphatase family protein, whose product is MRKKTYAMRYVAGQPAERILPPGSFASIGKALPPGEPLYGENTLRVLVWNIFKQQRADWLSVLKNFGKDAHLVLLQEAQTTPELVSFATSNYLAADQVPAFVLPQHPSGVMTLSAAHPVYCCPLREREPILRLSKSALVTVYPLPDGQLLMVINIHAVNFSLGVDVYSKQLGPIGDQISHHAGPVIMGGDFNAWSRPRMAALYRFAREMSLREVRFTDDQRRRAFGRPLDFVFYRGMNVHEASVLVTRASDHNPLLVEFTPGKSSSRWIKQALKKAP
- a CDS encoding LysR family transcriptional regulator is translated as MKTTSEEMAIFVAVVESGSFSRAAEQLGQANSAISRTVKRLENKLEVSLLNRTTRHLSLTEEGNRFFRRAQQILQDMAMAENELLESRRAPKGLLRVDAATPVVIHLLTPLIKPFRERYPEVEISLVSSETFINLIERKVDVAIRVGTLSDSSLRARPLFNSYRRLVASPDYLKRAGMPLNAQALRQHACLGFCEPIVLNRWPLAQGDGQLMEIEPELSSNSGETLKQLCLLGNGIACLADFMVDKEIADGKLVEILKDCVLPLEVPISAVYYSDRAVSTRIRTFIDFLSEHVPQPLRGL
- the dkgB gene encoding 2,5-didehydrogluconate reductase DkgB translates to MGVPAFGLGTYRLKDEAVIASVKTALELGYRVIDTAQIYDNEAAVGQVIAESGVARNELYITTKIWTDNLSADKLIPSLKESLKKLRTDYVDLTLVHWPSPGKAVSVAETMNALMEAKALGLTREIGVSNFTIELMQQAIDAVGARNIATNQIELSPHFQNRRVVDWAKAHGIHVTSYMTLAYGKALADEVIGRIAEKHNATPAQVILAWAMALDYSVIPSSTKRENLQSNLQSGELKLDEVDMAAIAELERNDRLVSPDGLAPQWDE